From the Platichthys flesus chromosome 6, fPlaFle2.1, whole genome shotgun sequence genome, one window contains:
- the LOC133954652 gene encoding NLR family CARD domain-containing protein 3-like encodes MDEDTSEQVGPSPTKGQDHRLRAESPGSTCLSLKSDWSMRPPPLFFSKEPGPSHTEGQDHRLRAESPGSSCLSLKSDRSMNHPLVFSNEPGPSHTEERKRSHVSEEEQSSCCASCQEVLKDPVSTSCGHWFCRQCITSYWDQSGSSGDSSCPQCGQRSRPGAGADRGLQEVSDEHKLSVRRRCEHVTEGTDETGSRTLLNRIYTELYITEGQSEEVNTQHEVRQLETASKLKILQDTPIKVQDIFKASTDQQSSIRVVLTNGVAGVGKTFSVLKFTLDWAEGLENQDVGLLAVLSFRELNLVKDQQHSLLTLLHVFHPALQKLTAETLAVCKPLFIFDGLDESRPSLDFNHRELVSEVTQRSSVNVLLTNLIRGNLLPSALVWITSRPAAANQIPPACVDRVTEVRGFTEAQKEEYFRRRFSDEELCSRIISHIKTSRSLHIMCQIPVFCWISATVLEHMLTTDQRGELPKTLTDLYSHFLLVQTKMKNNKYGEGHETTPQQLTEADRDVLLKLGRLALKHLEEGNIMFYQEDLEQCDLNVTEASVYSGVCTEIFRRECEIFQKSVYCFVHLSVQEFLAAVYMFHCYTKRNTEELNNFLGTIGNTDTFSLDDLLKRTMEKSLTSTNGHLDLFVRFLHGLSLKSNQRVLGGLLGRTGNNPKIIQRVSGWLLGQRENNPEIIQRVINNLKEMKSDDISPDRSINIFHCLTEMNYHSVHQQMKQFRTSENRSKEKLSEIHCSALAYMLQMSEEVLDELDLKKFNTSDQGRWRLIPAVRNCRKARVRRCGLSETHCEVVASALKSDPSHLRELELSLNELQDSGVKLLCSGLESPNCRLETLRLEGCSLSEISCSSLASALRSNPSHLRELDLSDNNSLQDSGVKELCGFLQSPTCRLETLWLDHCSLSEISCSSLASALRSNPSHLRELDLRDNDLKDSEVKELLDLQQSPTCRLETLRWDGSELDWL; translated from the exons ATGGACGAGGACACTTCAGAGCAAGTTGGACCCTCAcccacaaa aggtcaggaccacagactgagagcagagtctccagggtccacctgtctgtctctgaagagtgactggtccatgAGACCTCCTCCTCTATTCTTCAGtaaagaacctggaccctcacacacaga aggtcaggaccacagactgagagcagagtctccagggtccagctgtctctctctgaagaGTGACCGGTCCATGAATCATCCTCTAgtcttcagtaatgaacctggaccctcacacacaga ggagaggaagaggagtcatgtttctgaggaggagcagtcgtcctgctgtgcttcgtgtcaggaggtcctgaaggatccagtctccaccagctgtggacactggttctgcagacagtgcatcacctcatactgggaccagtctggctcttcaggagactcctcctgtccccagtgtggacaaagatccagaccaggagctggag cagatcgtggtctgcaggaggtttcagatgaacataagctcagtgtgaggaggagatgtgaacatgtgactgaaggaactgatgaaacaggaagtagaaccctcctcaacaggatctacactgagctctacatcacagagggacagagtgaagaggttaatactcaacatgaggtgaggcagcttgagacggcttccaagctgaagatcctccaggacactcccatcaaggtccaggacatctttaaagcctccactgaccagcagagcagcatcagagtcgtcctgaccaacggcgtcgctggcgttggaaaaaccttctcggtgctgaagttcactctggactgggcagagggtttagagaaccaggatgtgggtctgctggctgtgctttcgttcagggagctgaacctggtgaaggaccagcagcacagtcttctcacgctgctccatgttttccatccagcgttacagaagctcactgcagagacgctcgctgtctgtaaacctttgttcatctttgacggcctggatgaaagcagaccttctctggacttcaaccacagggagcttgtgtctgaggtcacacagaggtcatcagtcaacgtgctgctgacaaacctcatccgggggaacctgcttccctcggctctcgtctggataacctccagacctgcggcggccaatcagatccctcctgcatgtgttgacagggtcacagaagtacgaggcttcactgaggcccagaaggaggagtacttcaggaggagattcagtgatgaagagctgtgcagcagaatcatctcacacatcaagacgtccaggagcctccacatcatgtgtcaaatcccagtcttctgctggatcagtgctacagttctggagcacatgttgaccacagaccagagaggagagctgcccaagaccctgactgacctgtactcacacttcctgctggttcagacaaagatgaagaacaacaagtacggtgagggacatgagacgactccacagcagctgacggaggctgacagggacgttctcctgaagctggggaggctggcacttaaacatctggaggaaggaaacatcatgttctaccaagaagacctggagcagTGTGatcttaatgtcacagaggcctcggtgtactcaggagtttgtactgagatcttcagaagagagtgtgagatcttccagaaatcagtctactgctttgttcatctgagcgttcaggagtttctggctgcagtctacatgttccactgttacaccaagaggaacacagaagaactcaacaacttcttggGAACAATTGGGAACACAGACACCTTCTccctggatgacctcctgaagagaaccatggagaaatccctcaccagtacaaatggtcatctggacctgtttgttcgcttccttcacggcctcagtctgaagtccaaccagagagtcttaggaggcctgctgggtcggacagggaacaatccaaagatcatccagagagtctcAGGATGGCTGCTgggtcagagagagaacaatccagagatcatccagagagtcatcaacaacctgaaggagatgaagagtgatgacatttctcctgacagaagcatcaacatcttccactgtctgactgagatgaactatcactcagttcatcagcagatgaaacagttccggacgtcagagaacagatcaaaggagaaactctctgagatccactgctcagctctggcctacatgctgcagatgtcagaggaggttctggatgagttggacctgaagaagttcaacacatcagaccagggtcgatggagactgatcccagctgtgaggaactgcaggaaggctcg aGTCCGTCGTTGTGgactctcagagactcactgtgaagtcgtggcctcagctctgaagtcagacccctcacatctgagagaactggagcTGAGTCTTAAcgagctgcaggattcaggagtgaagctgctgtgttctggactggagagtccaaactgtcgactggagactctgag gttggagggctgcagtctgtcagagatcagctgttcttctctggcttcagctctgaggtcaaacccctctcatctgagagaactggatctgagtgacAACAACagcctgcaggactcaggagtgaaggagctgtgtggttttctacagagtccaacctgtcgactggagactctctg gttggatcactgcagtctgtcagagatcagctgttcttctctggcttcagctctgaggtcaaacccctctcatctgagagaactggatctgagagaCAACGACCTGAAGGACTCAgaagtgaaggagctgcttgatctacagcagagtccaacctgtcgactggagactctgag gtgggATGGATCTGAGTTGGACTGgttgtga